Proteins found in one Subtercola endophyticus genomic segment:
- the murA gene encoding UDP-N-acetylglucosamine 1-carboxyvinyltransferase, whose protein sequence is MNTLLQDASLLLDAQKAAARVGLLSDTIIVNGGRPLRGRIDVRGAKNLVTKAMVASLLGDTKSVLRDVPDISDVHVVSRLLEIHGVEITGSPESGILVLDPANVAIAQSAEIDALSGSSRIPILFCGPLLHRLGHAFIPDLGGCRIGDRPIDFHLDALRAFGAVVDKLPSGINITAPNGLKGANIELPYPSVGATEQVLLTGVRAKGITELKNAAIEPEIMDLIAVLQKMGAIISIEPNRVILIEGVDSLKGYDHRALFDRNEAASWASAALATKGDIFCVGAKQQEMMTFLNVFRKIGGDFDIEEDGIRFFHPGGDLKPVVIETDVHPGFMTDWQQPLIVALTQAIGTSVVHETVYENRFGFTEALVEMGADITVHKNGLEGEGRRVPRRALEQAAVIVGPTKLHGADIEVPDLRGGFSHLIAALTAQGQSRVSNVGLISRGYGDFTGKLEKLGADFSFES, encoded by the coding sequence ATGAACACACTCCTCCAAGACGCATCACTCCTGCTCGATGCACAGAAGGCGGCGGCTCGCGTGGGTCTTCTCTCTGACACCATCATCGTGAACGGCGGGCGCCCCTTGCGCGGCCGTATCGACGTGCGCGGGGCGAAGAACCTGGTCACGAAGGCCATGGTCGCCTCTCTGCTCGGCGACACGAAGAGCGTCTTGCGTGACGTGCCCGACATCAGCGACGTGCACGTCGTCTCGCGGTTGCTCGAGATTCACGGCGTCGAGATCACGGGCAGCCCCGAATCGGGCATCCTCGTTCTCGACCCGGCCAACGTGGCCATCGCCCAGAGCGCCGAGATCGACGCTCTGTCGGGGTCGAGCCGCATTCCGATCCTGTTCTGCGGGCCGCTGCTGCACCGTTTGGGGCACGCGTTCATTCCCGACCTCGGCGGTTGCCGCATCGGCGACCGCCCCATCGACTTTCACCTCGACGCCCTGCGCGCCTTCGGTGCCGTCGTCGACAAGCTGCCGAGCGGCATCAACATCACGGCGCCCAACGGCCTCAAGGGCGCCAACATCGAGCTGCCCTACCCTAGCGTCGGCGCCACCGAGCAGGTTCTGCTCACCGGTGTTCGTGCCAAGGGCATCACCGAGCTGAAGAACGCGGCCATCGAGCCCGAGATCATGGATCTCATTGCCGTGCTGCAGAAGATGGGCGCGATCATCTCGATCGAGCCCAACCGGGTCATTCTCATCGAGGGCGTCGACAGCCTGAAGGGCTACGACCACCGTGCCTTGTTCGACCGTAACGAGGCCGCGAGCTGGGCATCCGCTGCTCTGGCGACCAAGGGCGACATTTTCTGCGTGGGCGCGAAGCAGCAAGAGATGATGACGTTCTTGAACGTCTTTCGTAAGATCGGCGGCGACTTCGACATCGAAGAAGACGGCATTCGGTTCTTCCACCCGGGCGGTGACCTCAAGCCTGTCGTCATCGAGACCGATGTGCACCCCGGCTTCATGACCGACTGGCAGCAGCCGCTCATCGTGGCGCTGACCCAGGCCATCGGTACGTCTGTCGTGCACGAGACGGTGTACGAGAACCGCTTCGGCTTCACCGAGGCGCTCGTCGAGATGGGCGCCGACATCACGGTACACAAGAACGGTCTCGAGGGCGAGGGCCGCCGCGTTCCGCGTCGTGCGCTCGAGCAGGCCGCCGTCATCGTCGGGCCTACCAAGCTGCACGGTGCCGACATCGAGGTTCCCGACCTGCGGGGCGGCTTCAGCCACCTCATCGCGGCTCTCACCGCTCAGGGTCAGTCGCGGGTCAGCAACGTCGGGCTCATCAGCCGCGGCTACGGTGACTTCACCGGCAAGCTCGAGAAGCTCGGAGCAGACTTCTCCTTCGAGTCGTAA
- a CDS encoding DUF4097 domain-containing protein, whose amino-acid sequence MALEKWLVSEPKVIDLDLVRSVKISLIGGKIDIIAHDEPGARVEVHSVSGKDLKVQIDGDELEIDHPQLRWDNFIDVFASFRGTAKADISLLVPRSVALKFGVVNASAFVSGVTNGIKANSVNGDIVIDGVEGSVDINTVNGEISISDHRGAVAAHTVTGDITVSGSVTKFAADGVAASVFLDLDGDVDTIDNNTVSGEFTVRLDEGLGARYNVNTVSGVLSLDGSVFRGTYGKGKNFTTGSLDGRFAEVHANSVAGNITAVRRPAAASTAQQPAEATA is encoded by the coding sequence ATGGCGCTGGAGAAGTGGCTCGTCAGTGAGCCGAAAGTCATCGACCTCGACCTCGTGCGTTCGGTGAAGATCAGTCTCATCGGGGGCAAGATCGACATCATCGCCCACGACGAACCCGGCGCGAGGGTCGAGGTGCACTCGGTCAGCGGAAAAGACCTCAAGGTGCAGATCGACGGCGACGAGCTCGAGATCGACCACCCGCAGCTGCGCTGGGACAACTTCATCGACGTGTTCGCATCGTTCCGCGGCACCGCTAAGGCCGACATCAGCCTGCTCGTTCCGCGGTCGGTCGCTCTCAAGTTCGGCGTCGTCAATGCCAGCGCGTTCGTCTCGGGCGTGACCAACGGCATCAAGGCCAACTCCGTCAACGGCGACATCGTGATCGACGGCGTCGAGGGCAGCGTCGACATCAACACCGTGAACGGCGAGATCTCCATCAGCGACCACCGCGGCGCGGTCGCCGCGCACACCGTGACCGGCGACATCACGGTCAGCGGATCCGTCACCAAATTCGCCGCCGACGGCGTCGCAGCGAGCGTCTTTCTCGACCTCGACGGCGACGTCGACACCATCGACAACAACACCGTCTCGGGTGAGTTCACCGTGCGCCTCGACGAGGGGCTGGGCGCGCGTTACAACGTGAACACCGTTTCGGGTGTGCTGAGTCTCGACGGCTCGGTGTTCCGCGGAACCTACGGCAAGGGCAAGAACTTCACCACCGGCTCGCTCGACGGGCGCTTCGCCGAGGTGCACGCCAACTCGGTCGCGGGCAACATCACGGCCGTGCGCCGGCCCGCCGCGGCATCCACCGCCCAGCAGCCCGCCGAGGCGACGGCGTGA
- a CDS encoding SRPBCC family protein codes for MAFSTSTSFIDIDAGADRVWAAVTQPELVARWQYGSRLLTDWRVGGPIRFVSEWEGQRFEQWGTVLSYEVPRELSYSLFAPRPDLADVPENYFTMTYTVSPVANSSGAPRTRLTIVQVDPRPAAPGDEGADEQFDGEFDEQFDGDDEVQGEFADDGAVETESPVLIALKELCEE; via the coding sequence ATGGCATTTTCAACCTCGACCTCCTTCATCGACATCGACGCCGGCGCCGACCGGGTGTGGGCGGCTGTCACGCAGCCCGAACTCGTTGCGCGCTGGCAGTACGGCAGTCGGCTGCTCACCGATTGGCGGGTGGGCGGGCCGATTCGGTTCGTCTCCGAATGGGAGGGGCAGCGATTCGAGCAGTGGGGCACGGTGCTGTCGTACGAGGTTCCGCGCGAGTTGTCGTACTCGCTGTTCGCGCCTCGGCCCGACCTCGCCGACGTGCCGGAGAACTACTTCACGATGACGTACACCGTTTCGCCCGTCGCCAACTCTTCTGGTGCGCCTCGAACGCGGTTGACGATCGTGCAGGTCGATCCGCGGCCTGCGGCGCCGGGTGACGAGGGCGCTGACGAGCAATTCGATGGCGAGTTCGATGAGCAGTTCGACGGCGATGACGAGGTGCAGGGCGAATTCGCCGACGACGGGGCGGTCGAGACCGAGAGCCCGGTGCTGATCGCGCTGAAAGAGCTGTGCGAGGAGTAG
- the leuD gene encoding 3-isopropylmalate dehydratase small subunit encodes MDAVSVITGVAAPLTRSNVDTDQIIPAVFLKRVTKTGFEDALFYAWRQDPDFVLNQPEYQGAKILVAGPDFGTGSSREHAVWALRDYGFDAVLSSRFGDIFRGNSGKQGLLVATLSEADIETIWSAIDAEPGLSISVDLNTKTVSVGDLRLPFDIDDYTRWRLLEGLDDIGLTLRNEAEITEFESRRASWRPKTLPVK; translated from the coding sequence ATGGACGCCGTATCCGTCATCACCGGAGTCGCTGCGCCGCTGACCCGGTCGAACGTCGACACCGACCAGATCATCCCCGCCGTGTTCTTGAAGCGCGTCACAAAGACGGGCTTCGAAGACGCCCTGTTTTATGCCTGGCGCCAAGACCCCGACTTCGTACTGAACCAGCCCGAATACCAGGGCGCCAAGATTCTGGTGGCGGGCCCCGACTTCGGCACGGGTTCGAGCCGTGAGCACGCCGTCTGGGCGCTGCGCGACTACGGATTCGACGCCGTGCTCAGCTCGCGCTTCGGCGACATCTTCCGCGGCAACTCGGGCAAGCAGGGCCTGCTCGTCGCCACCCTGAGCGAAGCCGACATCGAAACCATCTGGTCGGCCATCGACGCCGAGCCGGGCCTTTCGATCAGTGTCGATTTGAACACGAAAACCGTGTCTGTGGGCGACCTCCGGCTGCCGTTCGACATCGATGACTACACTCGGTGGAGGCTGCTCGAAGGTCTCGACGACATCGGGCTCACTCTGCGCAATGAAGCAGAGATCACAGAATTCGAGAGCCGCCGAGCATCATGGCGGCCGAAGACACTCCCAGTGAAGTAG
- a CDS encoding TerC family protein: MTALPLWFEITSLVVLTLILIGDLLLVIKRPHIPSTKESTLWVAFYVLLALIFAGLMWVIGDSTHAVEFLAGWVTEYSLSIDNLFVFVIIMARFAVPRKLQQEVLMVGIIIALILRAIFIVLGASLIENFSWIFYIFGAFLLYTAIKQAFGKHDDEADQKDNLLTRVLRKRVAISPDFDGTKVRTTIDGKRFFTPMIIVFIAIGSTDLLFALDSIPAIFGITQSPFIVFAANIFALMGLRQLYFLLGGLLDKLVYLHYGIAFILAFIGVKLVFHALHDNQLPFINGGEGIDWVPDISTFASLAVIILSMAVATVASLIKMRVDARRAVTSNDAPK; encoded by the coding sequence ATGACCGCTCTGCCCCTCTGGTTCGAGATCACGTCTCTCGTCGTCTTGACCCTGATTCTCATCGGCGACCTGCTGCTCGTCATCAAGCGCCCGCACATCCCCTCGACGAAAGAGTCGACCCTCTGGGTCGCGTTCTACGTGCTGCTGGCGCTCATCTTCGCGGGCCTCATGTGGGTCATCGGCGACAGCACGCACGCCGTCGAATTCCTCGCCGGCTGGGTCACCGAGTACAGCCTCAGTATCGACAACCTGTTCGTGTTCGTGATCATCATGGCGCGCTTCGCGGTGCCCCGAAAGCTGCAGCAAGAGGTGCTGATGGTGGGCATCATCATCGCCCTGATTCTGCGCGCCATCTTCATCGTGCTGGGCGCCAGCCTCATCGAGAACTTCAGCTGGATCTTCTACATCTTCGGCGCGTTCTTGCTCTACACCGCCATCAAGCAGGCCTTCGGCAAGCACGACGACGAGGCAGACCAGAAAGACAATCTGCTCACCCGTGTGCTGCGCAAGCGCGTGGCGATCTCGCCCGACTTCGACGGCACCAAGGTGCGCACCACCATCGACGGCAAGCGCTTCTTCACGCCGATGATCATCGTGTTCATCGCCATCGGGTCGACCGATCTGCTGTTCGCGCTCGACTCGATTCCGGCCATCTTCGGCATTACGCAGAGCCCGTTCATCGTGTTCGCGGCGAACATCTTCGCCCTGATGGGCCTTCGCCAGCTCTACTTCTTGCTCGGTGGCCTGCTCGACAAGCTGGTCTACCTGCACTACGGCATCGCGTTCATCCTCGCCTTCATCGGGGTGAAGCTCGTGTTCCACGCCCTGCACGACAACCAGCTGCCGTTCATCAACGGTGGTGAGGGAATCGACTGGGTGCCCGACATCTCGACCTTCGCCTCGCTCGCGGTGATCATCCTCTCGATGGCCGTCGCCACCGTAGCGAGCCTCATCAAGATGCGAGTGGATGCTCGGCGAGCCGTCACCTCGAACGACGCACCGAAGTAG
- a CDS encoding TIGR00645 family protein, with amino-acid sequence MAKPDSTIIRSYRPQSAGVKGIGYLIFFSRWLQAPLYLGLIVAQLIYVVVFVIELIHLAETVIHDPLKIDEAKIMLAVLGLIDVVMIANLLIMVIIGGYETFVSRIDIDGHPDQPEWLSHVNANVLKVKLAMAIIGISSIHLLKTFIEVGDIGSPESEDESITGETYTSEGVFWQVIIHSVFILSALALALIDRMSKGRGGSVALGAGVGVGLHLGTDGTAAAGAPTAGPSSATPTGGPTTTSSAPIAGHLVNGVFVPMELETRH; translated from the coding sequence ATGGCCAAACCCGATTCGACCATTATTCGTTCCTACCGACCCCAAAGCGCAGGCGTGAAAGGCATCGGGTACCTGATCTTCTTCAGCCGCTGGCTGCAGGCTCCGCTGTACCTCGGGCTCATCGTGGCCCAGCTCATCTACGTCGTGGTGTTCGTGATCGAGCTGATCCACCTCGCCGAGACCGTGATCCACGACCCGCTGAAGATCGACGAAGCGAAAATCATGCTCGCCGTGCTCGGCCTCATCGACGTGGTGATGATCGCGAACCTGCTGATCATGGTGATCATCGGCGGCTACGAGACGTTCGTGTCACGCATCGACATCGACGGGCATCCGGATCAGCCCGAGTGGTTGTCGCACGTCAACGCCAATGTGCTGAAGGTCAAGCTGGCGATGGCCATCATCGGTATCTCGTCGATCCATCTGCTGAAGACGTTCATCGAGGTGGGCGACATCGGCTCGCCCGAGTCGGAAGACGAGAGCATCACGGGCGAGACATACACCAGCGAGGGGGTGTTCTGGCAGGTGATCATTCACAGCGTGTTCATCTTGTCGGCGCTAGCGCTGGCGCTCATCGATCGCATGTCGAAGGGGCGCGGCGGATCCGTTGCGCTCGGCGCCGGCGTCGGTGTCGGGCTGCATCTTGGCACGGACGGCACGGCGGCAGCTGGCGCGCCGACCGCCGGGCCTTCAAGTGCGACGCCGACCGGCGGGCCCACGACCACGAGTTCGGCGCCCATCGCGGGGCACCTCGTCAACGGGGTCTTCGTGCCGATGGAGCTCGAAACCCGCCACTGA
- a CDS encoding MarR family winged helix-turn-helix transcriptional regulator: MNAEKTGAETTGAEKTGAETTGAETTGAEKTGAETTAAEFERLFRAVYLGLHRRDEKRSALSGPSRAILTHLAFTGPLTIGETAQHLERAQSVVSDMVSQLERKGLLERRADPADRRRSLVWLTPAGVDRLRSDESVLSETRLTDALQHLTEENRVRLFDSLRSLVAVVERSAAVPLLPPPVAAAASTPGQDHPRPTTPRPTTPRPTAPHPTAPHPTPHERTAP, encoded by the coding sequence ATGAACGCGGAAAAGACCGGCGCAGAGACGACCGGCGCAGAGAAGACGGGCGCAGAGACGACCGGCGCAGAGACGACCGGCGCAGAGAAGACCGGCGCAGAGACGACCGCCGCAGAGTTTGAACGGCTCTTTCGCGCCGTATATCTCGGGCTGCACCGCCGTGACGAGAAACGGTCCGCTCTGAGCGGGCCGTCGCGCGCGATTCTGACGCACCTCGCGTTCACCGGCCCGCTCACGATCGGTGAAACGGCACAGCACCTCGAGCGTGCTCAATCGGTCGTCAGCGACATGGTCAGCCAGCTCGAACGTAAAGGTCTGCTCGAGCGCCGGGCAGACCCGGCCGACCGCCGGCGCTCGCTCGTCTGGCTCACCCCCGCCGGAGTCGACCGCCTGCGCAGCGACGAGTCAGTGCTCAGCGAGACCCGGCTGACGGATGCCCTGCAGCACCTTACCGAAGAAAACCGCGTCAGGCTCTTCGACTCGTTGCGGTCGCTCGTGGCGGTCGTCGAGCGCTCGGCCGCCGTTCCTCTCCTGCCTCCACCCGTGGCTGCCGCCGCCTCGACGCCCGGCCAGGATCACCCGCGCCCCACCACCCCGCGCCCCACCACCCCGCGCCCCACCGCCCCGCACCCCACCGCCCCGCACCCCACCCCTCACGAAAGGACAGCACCATGA
- a CDS encoding NAD(P)H-dependent glycerol-3-phosphate dehydrogenase, with amino-acid sequence MLGAGSWGTTFSKILADGGADVTLWARRPELAREINEAKRNSDYLPGVNLPPGIRATASLEQAVAGSSIVFVSIPSQSLRSNLDALRPALGDDTIVVSLMKGVEKGTGLRMSEVLEHGLDLHRDRLAVASGPNLALEIAKEQPTAAVIASDSLSTAEAVAMVATNRYFRSYVNTDVIGTEFGGVLKNLIAVAIGIVDGVGYGENTKASIITRGLAEMTAFAVAYGGHPETMAGLAGLGDLIATSSSPLSRNNTAGRLLGQGYSFADVVGRMQQTAEGLASVAPILTLAAARGVDMPIVQQVSQVLAGTLNPRDIAPHLTTDSLEPQGERPNDGKQNRGGSALWRPFQRAFDQLRDGRRGAQGD; translated from the coding sequence GTGCTCGGGGCCGGCAGCTGGGGTACCACGTTCAGCAAGATCCTCGCCGACGGGGGAGCAGACGTCACCCTCTGGGCTCGGCGCCCCGAACTCGCGCGCGAGATCAACGAGGCCAAGCGCAACAGCGATTACCTGCCGGGCGTGAACCTGCCGCCGGGCATCCGCGCCACCGCCAGCCTCGAACAGGCCGTCGCCGGGTCGTCGATCGTGTTCGTGTCGATTCCGAGCCAGTCGCTGCGCTCGAATCTCGATGCGTTGCGGCCCGCGCTGGGCGACGACACCATCGTGGTCAGTCTGATGAAGGGCGTCGAAAAGGGCACGGGGCTCCGCATGAGCGAGGTGCTCGAGCACGGTCTTGATCTTCACCGCGATCGGCTGGCCGTGGCCTCTGGCCCCAACCTCGCGCTCGAGATCGCCAAAGAGCAGCCGACGGCCGCCGTCATCGCGTCTGACAGCCTTTCGACCGCCGAGGCTGTAGCGATGGTCGCCACCAACCGCTACTTTCGCTCATACGTCAATACCGACGTCATCGGCACGGAGTTCGGCGGCGTGCTGAAGAACCTCATCGCCGTGGCCATCGGCATCGTGGACGGCGTCGGCTACGGCGAGAACACGAAGGCGTCGATCATCACGCGAGGGCTCGCCGAGATGACGGCGTTCGCGGTGGCGTATGGCGGGCATCCTGAGACCATGGCCGGGCTCGCCGGGCTCGGCGACCTCATCGCCACCAGCAGCTCGCCGCTCTCGCGCAACAACACCGCGGGCCGGTTGCTCGGCCAGGGTTACAGCTTCGCCGACGTGGTGGGCCGCATGCAGCAGACCGCCGAGGGGCTCGCGTCGGTGGCGCCGATCCTCACGCTCGCCGCGGCACGCGGTGTCGACATGCCTATCGTTCAGCAGGTCAGCCAGGTGCTTGCCGGTACGCTGAACCCCCGGGATATTGCACCGCACCTCACAACCGATTCACTCGAACCCCAGGGCGAAAGGCCGAACGATGGCAAACAAAACCGTGGTGGCTCTGCTCTTTGGCGGCCGTTCCAGCGAGCATTCGATCAGCTGCGCGACGGCCGGCGGGGTGCTCAAGGCGATTGA
- a CDS encoding lysophospholipid acyltransferase family protein — MPQQARAHEKNVAFRVMAAPVIAFTAAICRLDVQHGEKLPKTGSFVLTPNHFSDFDPVVIGWSVWRLGRAPRFLAKASLFRVPVLGWALRQVKQIPVERTTRTSGGEAMSAANDLAASGAGVIVYPEGTLTREPDLWPMRGKSGAVRIALENGVPLIPVAHWGDQHILPRWSKKISLFPRKTVHVLYGDEVDLDRFRGKPLTQSALLEATDQVMTAITTLLEQLRGESAPAERYNPADHNQTEFGRPL; from the coding sequence ATGCCGCAACAGGCAAGGGCGCACGAGAAGAATGTCGCGTTCCGGGTAATGGCTGCGCCGGTCATCGCCTTCACGGCGGCGATCTGCCGGCTCGACGTTCAGCACGGTGAGAAGCTGCCGAAGACCGGCTCTTTTGTGCTCACCCCGAATCACTTCAGCGACTTCGACCCGGTGGTCATCGGATGGTCGGTGTGGCGCCTGGGCCGTGCTCCGCGTTTTCTCGCGAAGGCGTCTCTCTTCCGCGTGCCGGTGCTCGGCTGGGCACTGCGCCAGGTGAAGCAGATACCCGTCGAGCGCACCACCCGAACCTCCGGCGGTGAAGCCATGTCGGCCGCAAATGATCTGGCGGCGTCGGGTGCGGGCGTCATCGTGTACCCCGAAGGAACCCTGACTCGCGAGCCCGACCTCTGGCCGATGCGCGGCAAATCGGGGGCCGTGCGCATCGCGCTCGAGAACGGCGTGCCGCTGATTCCGGTGGCGCACTGGGGCGACCAGCACATTCTGCCGCGCTGGAGCAAGAAGATCAGCCTCTTCCCGCGAAAGACCGTTCACGTTCTTTACGGCGACGAGGTCGATCTCGACCGGTTTCGCGGCAAGCCGCTGACCCAGAGCGCTCTGCTCGAAGCGACCGACCAGGTCATGACCGCCATCACCACTCTGCTCGAGCAGCTTCGTGGCGAGAGCGCACCCGCCGAGCGGTACAACCCGGCCGACCACAACCAGACCGAATTCGGAAGACCGCTGTGA
- a CDS encoding PadR family transcriptional regulator, with amino-acid sequence MSTVFGHGDLRLYLLKLLAEQPRHGYELIQELSTRFGGTYSPSAGTIYPRLAKLEDEGLVTKSTDGRKTVYSITDAGRAELDARQDDLDSIENNVSDSLRTLADGLRAGVNEAMRSLRADLAAAAQASRPDSARTRSEGRPVNYGFPAADPRSSDSTDSSDSSTGSSDSSSDSSTGSEEQSDNPTPSAEEQRQNPGDEQRRSNADALRDVELAINSFRSAVRVDLRKHAARGAVPAAAVSHFTAELKRIQAELKASLGS; translated from the coding sequence GTGAGTACCGTCTTCGGCCACGGCGACCTGCGGCTGTACCTGCTGAAGCTGCTCGCCGAGCAGCCGCGCCACGGCTACGAGCTCATCCAAGAGCTGAGCACTCGCTTCGGCGGAACCTACAGCCCGAGCGCCGGCACCATCTACCCGCGCCTGGCGAAGCTCGAAGACGAGGGTCTCGTCACCAAATCGACCGATGGCCGCAAGACCGTCTACTCGATCACCGACGCCGGCCGAGCCGAACTGGATGCCCGGCAAGACGACCTCGACTCCATCGAGAACAACGTGAGCGACTCGCTGCGCACCCTCGCCGACGGATTACGCGCCGGCGTGAACGAAGCCATGCGCAGCCTGCGCGCCGACCTCGCCGCCGCCGCCCAGGCGTCGCGCCCCGACTCTGCGCGAACCCGTTCCGAAGGCCGCCCGGTCAACTACGGCTTTCCCGCCGCCGATCCGCGCAGCAGCGACAGCACCGACAGCAGCGACAGCAGCACCGGCAGCAGCGACAGCAGCAGCGACAGCAGCACCGGCAGCGAGGAGCAGAGCGACAACCCCACCCCCTCGGCCGAAGAGCAACGTCAAAACCCCGGCGACGAGCAGCGCCGCAGCAACGCGGATGCCCTGCGTGACGTCGAGCTGGCGATCAACTCCTTCCGCAGTGCGGTGCGGGTCGACCTGCGTAAACACGCCGCTCGCGGAGCTGTTCCGGCGGCTGCCGTCTCGCACTTCACCGCCGAGCTGAAGCGCATTCAGGCCGAGCTGAAGGCCAGCCTCGGCTCCTGA
- the leuC gene encoding 3-isopropylmalate dehydratase large subunit — MSETRARTLAEKVWDDHVVVKGEDGSPDLLYIDLHLVHEVTSPQAFDGLRAAGRPVRRLDLTIATEDHNTPTLAINKPIADATSRLQIDTLRANAKEFGVRLHSLGDVEQGIVHVVGPQLGLTMPGITVVCGDSHTSTHGAFGAMAFGIGTSEVEHVLATQTLPLKPFKTMAITVEGTLRPGVTAKDIILAVIAKIGTGGGQGYVLEYRGSAIRSLSMDGRMTICNMSIEAGARAGMVAPDETTYEYLKGRPHAPAGDDWDEAVAYWNTLATDEDAIFDAEVFLNADELEPFVTWGTNPGQGVSLSENVPDPSLIIDANDRANAERALEYMALTANTPMKEIAVDAVFMGSCTNSRIEDLRAFASVIKGQKKADNVRVMVVPGSARVRIEAEAEGIDKIVEEFGAEWRFAGCSMCLGMNPDQLAPGERCASTSNRNFEGRQGKGGRTHLVSPLVAAATAIRGTLSSPWDLTQNEHSLVGASSNEGVA; from the coding sequence ATGTCAGAAACCAGGGCTCGCACCCTCGCCGAAAAGGTGTGGGATGACCATGTTGTCGTCAAAGGCGAAGACGGCAGCCCTGACCTTCTCTACATCGACCTCCACCTCGTGCACGAGGTCACCAGCCCGCAGGCCTTCGACGGCCTGCGCGCCGCGGGCCGCCCGGTGCGCCGCCTCGACCTGACGATTGCCACCGAAGACCACAACACGCCGACGCTGGCCATCAACAAGCCCATCGCCGACGCGACGAGCCGCCTGCAGATCGACACCCTGCGCGCCAACGCCAAGGAGTTCGGCGTTCGGCTGCACTCGCTCGGCGATGTCGAGCAGGGCATCGTGCACGTGGTGGGCCCGCAGCTCGGCTTGACGATGCCGGGTATCACCGTAGTCTGCGGCGACTCGCACACCTCGACCCACGGCGCGTTCGGCGCGATGGCGTTCGGCATCGGCACCAGCGAGGTCGAGCACGTGCTCGCCACGCAGACCCTGCCGCTGAAGCCCTTCAAGACGATGGCCATCACCGTCGAGGGCACGCTGCGCCCCGGCGTGACGGCGAAAGACATCATTCTCGCGGTGATCGCGAAGATCGGCACCGGCGGCGGGCAGGGTTACGTGCTCGAGTACCGCGGTTCGGCCATCCGGTCGTTGTCGATGGATGGTCGCATGACCATCTGCAACATGTCGATCGAGGCGGGCGCACGCGCCGGTATGGTCGCACCCGACGAGACGACGTACGAGTATCTCAAGGGTCGCCCGCACGCTCCCGCGGGCGACGACTGGGATGAGGCCGTGGCGTACTGGAACACGCTCGCCACCGACGAAGACGCGATCTTCGACGCCGAGGTCTTTTTGAACGCCGACGAGCTCGAGCCGTTCGTCACCTGGGGCACCAACCCCGGCCAGGGCGTCTCGCTGAGCGAGAACGTGCCCGACCCGTCGCTGATCATCGACGCGAACGACCGCGCCAACGCCGAACGGGCGCTGGAGTACATGGCGCTCACCGCGAACACTCCGATGAAAGAGATCGCGGTCGACGCCGTGTTCATGGGGTCGTGCACGAACAGCCGCATCGAAGACCTGCGCGCGTTCGCCTCGGTCATCAAGGGGCAGAAGAAGGCAGACAATGTTCGCGTCATGGTCGTTCCGGGCTCAGCGCGGGTGCGCATCGAGGCCGAGGCCGAGGGCATCGACAAGATCGTCGAAGAGTTCGGTGCCGAGTGGCGCTTCGCGGGCTGCTCGATGTGTCTCGGAATGAACCCAGACCAGCTGGCGCCCGGCGAACGCTGTGCATCCACCTCGAACCGCAACTTCGAGGGCCGGCAGGGCAAGGGCGGGCGCACCCATCTGGTGTCGCCGCTCGTCGCCGCCGCGACTGCGATCAGGGGAACGCTGTCGAGCCCCTGGGATCTCACCCAGAACGAGCACTCGCTCGTCGGTGCGTCGTCGAACGAAGGGGTGGCCTGA